In Alphaproteobacteria bacterium, the following are encoded in one genomic region:
- the infC gene encoding translation initiation factor IF-3 — protein MAPSRDGPQVNEGITSMQVRLVGADGEMMGVFSKDAALREAEAAGLDLVMVAPNADPPVCKILDFGKFKYEDQKRKNEARKKQKQISVKEIKMRPNIDTHDYDVKMRAMVKFLEEGDKVKVTLRFRGREMAHQELGMKVLERVRDDLDELGKVEQMPRLEGRQMAMVIAPR, from the coding sequence GCGCCGTCGCGTGACGGCCCGCAAGTCAACGAAGGCATTACGTCGATGCAGGTGCGCCTGGTCGGCGCGGACGGTGAGATGATGGGCGTGTTCTCAAAGGACGCCGCCCTGCGCGAGGCGGAGGCCGCGGGCCTGGACCTGGTCATGGTCGCCCCGAACGCCGACCCGCCCGTCTGCAAGATTCTGGATTTCGGAAAATTCAAGTACGAAGACCAGAAGCGCAAGAACGAGGCGCGCAAGAAGCAGAAGCAGATCTCCGTCAAAGAGATCAAGATGCGCCCGAACATCGACACGCACGACTACGACGTGAAGATGCGTGCAATGGTCAAGTTCCTCGAGGAAGGCGACAAGGTGAAGGTCACCCTCCGGTTCCGCGGGCGCGAGATGGCGCACCAGGAACTGGGCATGAAGGTGCTGGAGCGGGTGCGCGACGACCTCGACGAGCTCGGCAAGGTCGAGCAGATGCCGCGCCTGGAAGGCCGGCAGATGGCGATGGTGATCGCTCCGCGCTGA